One part of the Streptomyces ferrugineus genome encodes these proteins:
- a CDS encoding bifunctional aldolase/short-chain dehydrogenase produces MAPHPEAAALLARSHRLGADPRNTNYAGGNASAKGTDTDPVTGGDVELMWVKGSGGDLGTLTEGGLAVLRLDRMRALVDVYPGVEREDEMVAAFDYCLHGKGGAAPSIDTAMHGLVEAAHVDHLHPDSGIALACAADGEKLTAECFGDSVVWVPWRRPGFQLGLDIAAVKAANPQAIGCVLGGHGITAWGDTSEECERNSLHIIRTAESFLAERGKPEPFGPVIEGYAALGAGERRERAAALAPVIRAIASQDRPQVGHFTDSEVVLDFLASAEHPRLAALGTSCPDHFLRTKVRPLVLDLPPTAPLDEAVARLEELHAEYRDEYAAYYQRHALPDSPAMRGADPAIVLIPGVGMFSFGKDKQTARVAGEFYVNAINVMRGAEAVSTYAPIEESEKFRIEYWALEEAKLQRMPKPKALATRVALVTGAGSGIGKAIAQRLVAEGACVVVADLNGDNAEAVAEELGGSDKAVAVTVDVTSEEQIADAFKAAVLAFGGVDLVVNNAGISVSKPLLETSAKDWDLQHDIMARGSFLVSREAARVMIAQKLGGDIVYIASKNAVFAGPNNIAYSATKADQAHQVRLLAAELGEHGVRVNGINPDGVVRGSGIFAGGWGAQRAAVYGVEEEKLGEFYAQRTILKREVLPEHVANAVFALTGGDLTHTTGLHIPVDAGVAAAFLR; encoded by the coding sequence ATGGCTCCCCACCCCGAAGCCGCCGCCCTCCTCGCGCGTTCCCATCGGCTCGGCGCCGATCCCCGTAACACCAACTACGCCGGCGGCAACGCCTCCGCCAAGGGCACCGACACCGACCCCGTCACCGGTGGTGACGTGGAGCTGATGTGGGTCAAGGGGTCCGGGGGTGACCTCGGCACGCTCACCGAGGGCGGGCTCGCCGTGCTGCGGCTGGACCGGATGCGCGCGCTCGTCGACGTCTACCCGGGTGTCGAGCGTGAGGACGAGATGGTCGCCGCGTTCGACTACTGCCTGCACGGCAAGGGTGGGGCGGCTCCCTCCATCGACACCGCCATGCACGGGCTCGTCGAGGCCGCGCACGTCGATCATCTGCATCCCGACTCCGGTATCGCGCTGGCCTGTGCCGCCGACGGGGAGAAGCTGACCGCCGAGTGTTTCGGGGACAGCGTGGTGTGGGTGCCCTGGCGGCGGCCCGGGTTCCAGCTCGGGCTCGACATCGCCGCTGTGAAGGCCGCCAACCCGCAGGCCATCGGGTGCGTCCTCGGCGGGCATGGCATCACCGCCTGGGGTGACACCTCCGAGGAGTGCGAGCGCAACTCGCTGCACATCATCCGCACCGCCGAGAGCTTCCTGGCCGAGCGCGGGAAGCCGGAGCCCTTCGGGCCGGTGATCGAGGGCTACGCGGCCCTGGGCGCCGGCGAGCGTCGGGAGCGGGCCGCGGCGCTGGCGCCGGTCATCCGGGCCATCGCCTCGCAGGACCGTCCGCAGGTCGGTCACTTCACCGACTCCGAAGTCGTCCTCGACTTCCTCGCGAGCGCCGAGCACCCGCGTCTTGCGGCCCTGGGCACCTCCTGCCCGGACCATTTCCTGCGGACCAAGGTGCGGCCGCTGGTGCTGGATCTGCCGCCGACCGCTCCGCTCGACGAGGCCGTCGCACGCCTCGAGGAGCTGCACGCCGAGTACCGCGACGAGTACGCCGCCTACTACCAGCGGCACGCCCTGCCCGACTCCCCCGCCATGCGCGGCGCCGACCCGGCGATCGTGCTGATCCCGGGCGTCGGCATGTTCTCCTTCGGCAAGGACAAGCAGACCGCCCGGGTGGCCGGCGAGTTCTACGTCAACGCCATCAACGTCATGCGGGGGGCCGAGGCCGTCTCGACCTACGCGCCCATCGAGGAGTCCGAGAAGTTCCGGATCGAGTACTGGGCGCTGGAGGAGGCCAAGCTTCAGCGGATGCCGAAGCCCAAGGCGCTGGCGACGCGGGTGGCGCTGGTGACCGGGGCGGGCAGCGGCATCGGGAAGGCCATCGCGCAGCGGCTGGTCGCCGAGGGCGCGTGTGTGGTCGTCGCGGACCTCAACGGCGACAACGCCGAGGCCGTCGCCGAGGAGCTCGGTGGGTCCGACAAGGCCGTCGCCGTGACGGTGGACGTCACCTCCGAGGAGCAGATCGCCGACGCGTTCAAGGCGGCCGTGCTGGCCTTCGGCGGTGTCGACCTGGTCGTGAACAACGCCGGGATCTCCGTCTCCAAGCCGCTGCTCGAGACCTCGGCCAAGGACTGGGACCTTCAGCACGACATCATGGCGCGCGGTTCCTTCCTCGTGTCGCGGGAGGCCGCGCGCGTGATGATCGCTCAGAAGCTGGGCGGCGACATCGTCTACATCGCCTCCAAGAACGCCGTCTTCGCCGGGCCCAACAACATCGCCTACTCGGCCACCAAGGCCGATCAGGCCCACCAGGTGCGGCTGCTGGCCGCCGAGCTGGGCGAACACGGCGTCCGCGTCAACGGGATCAACCCGGACGGTGTCGTGCGTGGCTCGGGGATCTTCGCCGGGGGGTGGGGTGCTCAGCGCGCCGCCGTGTACGGCGTCGAGGAGGAGAAGCTCGGCGAGTTCTACGCCCAGCGGACCATCCTCAAGCGCGAGGTGCTGCCCGAGCATGTGGCGAACGCCGTCTTCGCCCTGACCGGCGGGGACCTGACGCACACCACCGGACTGCACATCCCGGTCGACGCCGGCGTCGCGGCCGCCTTCCTGCGGTGA